The Nicotiana tomentosiformis chromosome 2, ASM39032v3, whole genome shotgun sequence genome includes the window acattatATGGATAAAAAAATAATTAGATTGCATCCATCTAAATAAAATACGAATAAATATTTAAGATGAAGAAAATaagagaaattaaaaaaaaagaacagAAAGGGAAAATAAGAGAAATTAACAAAAAAGAACAGAAAGGGAAAATAAGAGAAATTAACAAAAAAGAACAGAAAAGGAACAACAACAATTGCATTCGTAGAGTCTTGATCCCAAGTGCTGTGAATGGAATTTTAGCACTTTAACCATGGCACCTTCAGTAATTTTGTGATTTGAGGTGCCACTTGTTCCTTATGTAGGTATTTGTGTAAAAAATACTAGTATGTATATAAAATTTTATCCGAGCGACCGGGTGGCGTGCCACCCCCAACTCAATACATAGATCTGCCCCTGGACTCAAGCAAATCTACTTTTGTTTACAAGTGTTGTATGAAAGCTAGAATAATTTTGACATTAACaaacaaaacaagaaaaaatGGTTCAATCTCTGATGACGATGGTGTTGAATTTGAGATTACAAAATATTGTTAAAATGGTTGGAGTTTGGCGGCAGCACTAACAGTGCAAAATTCAGCAAGTATTAATGAATGAAGAGGCATTTTGCATCAGaaaaattatgtttttattttagtTTCCCATCTTCTACTTTAGTCTTTTTATATTAATAGCTTTATTTAGTGTATTATTCCTCGCATTTAGCTTATGCTTAATAACACACTTACTATGAGAATTGAAGCATCatctttttaacaatttaatcCATTCTAATAAGGAATAAACAAAATGTGTATATCGTATTACATTTACTTTTTACTTTGATTGTTAGTAGCTTCTATTAGCCACAATCATTATGTCTTTTTGTTAGACTTCTGGTGCTGCAAACGACTCTTCATGTCCAATGGAAATAGAAAATATTGTTGAAAAAAAGTGCATGTTTAAAGTTGAGGTTAAGAGTTCCAACAATCAGAATAAAGATGAAGTCTTAAAAGTTGTTATGCTTACTGACGACGAGGAAATTATAAAGAAATATATTCCTTCTCCACAAAAAGAGACGTTCAAAGTATGTTTCTATACTCAATTTTTCTCAGTTTTCCTATTTATGATTGaattaaattttaattatgaTACACATTTTTTTGTAGGATCCAGATTTCAATAACAACGAAGTCAGTCATGAAGATAACGAAATCACGGTGATTTTAAAACTcattataaatattattttacatAATTCATTCTTTTAATTTAATGATTTGCAGGTTGTAAAATAATAAAGCAACAAGAACTATAGATTAAGTATTGATTTTCACAAGTTTTTGTATTTTAAATATGTAGGATTCCACCGAAGATAATGAGTTGATCGATGTTGCAAATACACCTGCCAAGATAGGTATAATTAATCCAACAGCAGTGGTTGAAGAAGATTCGAATGCACAATTATCGGGAAATAAGATCAAGAGAGTATTTAAAAAGAAGGC containing:
- the LOC117274577 gene encoding uncharacterized protein; amino-acid sequence: MEIENIVEKKCMFKVEVKSSNNQNKDEVLKVVMLTDDEEIIKKYIPSPQKETFKDPDFNNNEVSHEDNEITDSTEDNELIDVANTPAKIGIINPTAVVEEDSNAQLSGNKIKRVFKKKAIA